CTCCAGATATACAAAACCGACTCAGGAAACACACCCCCAAACCGCTCAAAGTATTCCTCCGGCATCACCCGACCCACACCCAAAGGAGGCATGTTATGAAAGTCGAGTAACTCCTCCTGGATCTGCTGCTCGATCCACTCCGGACCCCACTCAAAATCGTCATCTTTAGCAAAACCAACAGCACCATCCTGGCCACCAAGCCCAGTGGAACCACCATGGCCACCAGGACTTCCAAGGTCTTCGAGGTCGCCGGGGGTGTTGGGAGTGCTTGCACCACCGGACGTGTCTGTGTTTGTGCTGTTGGCAGGTATGGCTCCTTGGTCGATGAGGAACTGCGTGGCCGCCCCGCCCCAGGCAGCCATGAGATCGACCCCCAGGTACCTGGGTGTGGACTGCGCCAGGCCCAGCAGGTAGGGCACAGCCTTCTGCACACTCAACCGATCGGCGCTCACCTGGCCACCAAAGCTCAACGCAGGCACAAACCCCAGCACCTCGTCAGCCCCAGGCACCCCCAGACGCTCAATCCCCTCCACAGCCAAAGACCGACCCGTCACCTCATCCTCATCAAAATCAACGAGCGGATCGGTGAAGGTGATGCAGCCGCTACGCTCCCTGACCACCGGATCCGTCATATCCTCAGCAGCAGAGGCGTTGGGATAGATGGCCCCGTCGATGACGTCGACCTTCAGTGCCGGCCCGGAGATCTCACCCCACAGACGCATGGTGCCCAAGGCAGTGCGCGTCAGGCAGTGCCAGCGCTGAGCCGGGAAGGGCAGCTCGATCCCCTCCAGCCAGGCATCCACCACCGGGGCCCACTCAACCGGATCCGTGATCCACGAGCGCCCCTGCCCAAAACCATCAAACCCGAAACGCCTCCAGATATACAAAACCGACTCAGGAAACACACCCCCAAACCGCTCAAAGTACCCCTCCGGCACCACCCGACCCACACCCAAAGGAGGCATCGGATCCACCGACTCAATCATGTCCTCCCGGATACGCTCCTCGATCCACTCCGGACCCCACTCAAGATCCTCATCCCTCACAAAACCGGAAAGTTCCGCACGTTGCCCCGACGAGGAAATGGAAGGTACTTCAACATCATCGTATGCCACAAAGGCATCGGGGAAACTACTCTGTGCGTCATCGTGCCCCACGGTATTCTCTCCCATTCCTGGCAAACCAAACACTGAAAGGTCCATCCGGAATGCAGAGCCCGGGACACCCTCTCCCACATTACTCGGATCAGCCTCACTGTCAGCTCCAGCAGCACCAGGGTCAATGTCAGAATCATTACTCTTGTGGCCATCGACACCCAGCAGGGAAGAGTAGTCGATAATGCTAGACGGAGTCGACTTGGACGTGGGCTCACTCGGAACAGAGGTATGGGATAGGCGACCCGGATCTTCATATAGTCGCTCATCGCCATCAGGCGATACGGATTGTGGAGACAAAACCCGATACGGTGACGAGGCGCTTTGAGCTACGCGAGTTCGCTTCGGATAGATTCGTGGAGGCTGCGAATCCATCTCATAGGCGCCGTCGTTATGTGAAAATTCGGGACCACCTTCACCTTCGTCAATATTCGACACTCGCGAGTTGAACGGACTGTCCCCCTCAAGCTCTGCCACGAACGGAGATTGACGTGAGTAAGCGACCGAATCGACAGAGCCACCGATCTCTGACACCAACGAATTCTCACTCGTTGAAGCACCTTCCTCTGGCTGCAGGGCTGGAGGCTCAACATCTCCCGCCACTGTCAGATCTGAGGCGAACAGCTCATTATACTCTTGGACAACCAACGTTTCATCAAGTAGCGTCACTGCGCCGAAGGCGTCGACAGAAATGTACTGCGTTCCGTTCTCGTCGACGGCCGCTACAGTGACGCTGCTCCCCTTCTTTGCGGCAATCGACGCAACGAGACGCAGAAGCTCTTCACGTGCTTGGAATACGCTCCCGGCATTGACACGCTGTTCTCCCCCTTCACCGGAAAGTTGGCCACTTCCGTCGGGATTCACCGTGATCGTAATCATGAGGACTCACCTTTCACCGCACCGCGCTAGTCACTCCAACCCTAACGCATTTCAGAGGGGGATTGCCGCGGCAAGAAAACGCAGATCGCCTTCCAACCTCATTATTATTCTTCCCGAACCGACCGCTGCATACGCGCACTGATTTTTTTTACTTGTCTTGGTCTGCATCATCAGACACCTCAGGACCCTTTGACGCCACGATCTTTACAAACGGAGCCATCCCTAAAACTCCAACTCCTCCAACCAGAAACCGCGGCCAGTCTCCAGCCGCTCTCCCCACAACATACGTAGCAAGTAGGTAGACAACCAAATAGGCCAGCAACCATCGGAAGCACCGAGATGCAGGTTGGTGAGATGTCAGTAGAGTTGCATAGAAATCAATTTTGCTTCTGAAAGAACTCATTGCATACATTCACTGTTCTCACTGACCAACCAGCGCTTTGGCCACCTTACCGCTGCTCATCACAAGCATTATCAAGAGCACTGGCGCCAAAAGGAACGTCGCATAATTCTGAACGATCCACCCACTCAGAGAATCGTCAGGCTCACCGACATTAATCGCATTTACCACAGGTAGGTACGAATAGATTTTAGTCGCCAGCATTAATGTGGCAGCTTGCATCGAGACGGCGGCATACTTTTGAAGGTATCCGATACCCATCGACTTCGTGTCCGGGTGCCCCAGGAACGC
This region of Actinomyces oris genomic DNA includes:
- a CDS encoding GAD-like domain-containing protein, yielding MITITVNPDGSGQLSGEGGEQRVNAGSVFQAREELLRLVASIAAKKGSSVTVAAVDENGTQYISVDAFGAVTLLDETLVVQEYNELFASDLTVAGDVEPPALQPEEGASTSENSLVSEIGGSVDSVAYSRQSPFVAELEGDSPFNSRVSNIDEGEGGPEFSHNDGAYEMDSQPPRIYPKRTRVAQSASSPYRVLSPQSVSPDGDERLYEDPGRLSHTSVPSEPTSKSTPSSIIDYSSLLGVDGHKSNDSDIDPGAAGADSEADPSNVGEGVPGSAFRMDLSVFGLPGMGENTVGHDDAQSSFPDAFVAYDDVEVPSISSSGQRAELSGFVRDEDLEWGPEWIEERIREDMIESVDPMPPLGVGRVVPEGYFERFGGVFPESVLYIWRRFGFDGFGQGRSWITDPVEWAPVVDAWLEGIELPFPAQRWHCLTRTALGTMRLWGEISGPALKVDVIDGAIYPNASAAEDMTDPVVRERSGCITFTDPLVDFDEDEVTGRSLAVEGIERLGVPGADEVLGFVPALSFGGQVSADRLSVQKAVPYLLGLAQSTPRYLGVDLMAAWGGAATQFLIDQGAIPANSTNTDTSGGASTPNTPGDLEDLGSPGGHGGSTGLGGQDGAVGFAKDDDFEWGPEWIEQQIQEELLDFHNMPPLGVGRVMPEEYFERFGGVFPESVLYIWRRFGFDGFGQGRSWITDPVEWAPVVEAWLEGVELPFPPQRWHCVARTTLGCMLLWGEISGPALHVDVISGEICPDSLASRDMADSVLRQSMGCNIFTRPLMDHGMDGVTGRPLVVEGIERLGVPGADEVFGFVPPLNSGDQVSADRLSVHKAVPYLVGLAQSTPRYLGVDLITFWAGAATQFFADQETIPNSTDASGDLRGQDGLNGLGGQGNSVGFVRDEDLEWGPEWIEQQIQEDLLDYQGMPPLGVGRVVPEEYFERFGGVFPESVLYIWRRFGFDGFGQGRSWITDPVQWAPVVDAWLEGIELPFPPQRWHCVARTTLGTMRLWGEISGPALKVDVIDGAIYPNASEAQKMTDPVVRERSGCTTFTSPTEDLDEDEVTGRPLAVEGIERLGVPGADEVLGFVPPLSFGGQISADRLSVQKAVPYLVGLAQSTPRYLGVDLMAAWGGAATQFLIDQGAIPNSTSTDTSGDPDGQDGPGGPGGPAGAGGFGGGL